The following proteins come from a genomic window of Montipora capricornis isolate CH-2021 chromosome 9, ASM3666992v2, whole genome shotgun sequence:
- the LOC138017401 gene encoding uncharacterized protein, with translation MTFMPLEAEERSKHGKIRWLSWEGNPSSEKMTSEDACLTHVQGIVAGETPILRDLLFRDPDSFRSGQLRTRIELWEKILAGYEPAKDVLEWLEHGVDVKKFMKPFKGAFMGIKYESAEPPTMIFKNHYSCKQFSKFVTETILQRIETGAIRVWGKVAEVPPPHLVLPMTIEPQKPRLCIDARFLNLWMADTPFSLETLVGVPRFVYPNSYMSKIDDKSGYDHILLSTSSQQFFGIEWLGWWLVGVTLPFGWKNSPFVYQTVGLGPTNFFRGLGVACSLYIDDRLNGELFAVKGFWSRPLSERTSEYSYQSAVAALYIVCSVLVNLGYFLGLSKCVLGPVTRICYLGMIVDSVAQAFCIPEDKKMKFAQLREQILLRESTIHLKSLQRLMGKCNSFSLAFPATKFYIREMAASISQASGGGEVNFSPNLREEIMFWRFLDSWEKAIRWRSERHVAISLTSDSSSFRWGVGIHLPSGTISVG, from the coding sequence ATGACCTTTATGCCGTTAGAGGCGGAGGAAAGAAGCAAGCATGGCAAAATCCGATGGTTGTCTTGGGAGGGTAATCCGAGTTCGGAGAAAATGACTTCAGAAGACGCTTGTTTAACCCATGTTCAAGGCATTGTTGCGGGGGAAACTCCCATCTTACGGGATCTGTTGTTTCGTGATCCGGACTCCTTTCGTTCGGGTCAACTTCGTACTCGAATTGAACTCTGGGAAAAAATTTTGGCCGGGTACGAACCTGCGAAGGATGTCTTGGAATGGTTGGAGCATGGGGTGGATGTCAAGAAGTTCATGAAGCCCTTTAAGGGAGCTTTTATGGGCATAAAGTATGAGAGTGCGGAACCCCCTACTATGATTTTCAAGAATCACTACTCCTGCAAACAGTTTTCGAAGTTTGTTACGGAAACAATTTTACAGCGTATTGAAACAGGGGCGATCCGTGTTTGGGGTAAAGTGGCTGAAGTGCCGCCGCCCCATCTCGTCCTTCCTATGACGATTGAACCGCAAAAGCCAAGGTTATGCATTGATGCCCGGTTTTTAAATTTGTGGATGGCAGACACTCCCTTTTCACTGGAAACGCTGGTTGGGGTGCCTCGCTTCGTGTATCCCAACTCCTACATGAGTAAGATTGATGACAAGTCTGGTTATGACCATATTTTGCTTTCTACTAGTTCTCAGCAGTTTTTTGGTATTGAGTGGCTGGGGTGGTGGCTCGTTGGAGTTACGCTTccttttggttggaaaaattcTCCGTTTGTTTACCAGACTGTGGGTTTGGGTCCGACAAATTTTTTCAGGGGTTTGGGGGTCGCATGTTCTCTGTATATTGATGACCGTTTGAATGGGGAACTGTTTGCTGTGAAGGGGTTTTGGTCACGCCCATTGTCGGAGAGGACGTCGGAATACAGCTATCAATCTGCGGTGGCGGCTTTGTATATAGTCTGTTCGGTTCTTGTAAACCTCGGTTATTTTTTGGGCCTCTCCAAATGTGTTCTTGGGCCTGTAACTAGGATTTGTTATTTAGGCATGATAGTGGATTCTGTAGCCCAGGCCTTTTGCATTCCTGAAGATAAGAAGATGAAGTTTGCTCAGCTACGCGAGCAGATACTTTTGCGTGAATCTACTATCCACTTGAAGTCTTTGCAGAGGCTAATGGGGAAGTGCAATTCATTCTCCTTGGCTTTCCCAGCGACTAAATTTTACATCAGAGAAATGGCGGCGTCAATCTCGCAGGCTTCCGGAGGTGGTGAGGTGAATTTCTCTCCGAATCTGAGAGAGGAAATTATGTTTTGGAGGTTCCTTGATAGTTGGGAAAAGGCGATTCGGTGGAGGAGTGAACGGCACGTAGCTATCTCCTTGACGTCAGATTCTTCGTCCTTCCGTTGGGGAGTTGGAATTCACCTTCCTTCTGGGACAATTTCGGTTGGTTAA
- the LOC138017402 gene encoding uncharacterized protein, whose protein sequence is MTEPERPSDVNVPSSAQRVLQPLQGSVQQTTPPSSSLSQAGAGTTSGTTASGENVLQSSSLGNAAGTNVPDNSAVSLEVPNTTVSSLKKELDEWKKKIDSSAIECALSTLQMVISRPAALFDPYAAIAALDEVVNVTKERKDERALRFEVVLRQCRPLLGNPCLQQVLIKLVASKDEAEVAKVISKATKPHAAVSQPSFTGRTRRPPAPYQRRGSNYSPRPPSARKCWVCG, encoded by the exons ATGACCGAACCGGAGCGTCCGTCTGACGTGAACGTCCCGTCGAGCGCTCAGCGAGTTTTGCAACCCCTTCAAGGTTCTGTTCAGCAAACCACTCCGCCGTCTTCGTCTTTATCTCAGGCTGGTGCCGGGACAACATCGGGAACAACTGCGAGCGGCGAAAATGTGCTCCAGAGTTCTTCACTGGGAAACGCCGCGGGGACGAATGTGCCGGATAATTCGGCGGTGAGCCTTGAG GTTCCGAACACAACGGTCAGTTCACTCAAGAAGGAGTTGGATGAGTGGAAGAAGAAAATCGATTCATCGGCAATCGAGTGCGCGCTGTCTACTCTCCAAATGGTGATCTCGCGCCCAGCTGCTCTTTTTGATCCATATGCGGCGATCGCCGCCCTGGATGAAGTGGTTAATGTcaccaaggaaagaaaggatGAAAGAGCTTTACGATTTGAAGTAGTGCTGAGGCAGTGCCGTCCTTTATTAGGCAACCCGTGCCTTCAACAGGTGTTAATAAAGTTGGTGGCGTCTAAGGATGAGGCCGAGGTGGCAAAGGTTATTTCCAAGGCAACTAAGCCGCACGCGGCAGTAAGTCAACCTTCGTTCACTGGACGGACGCGTAGGCCTCCAGCTCCATACCAAAGGCGTGGCTCCAATTACAGCCCCAGGCCGCCGTCGGCGAGAAAGTGCTGGGTGTGTGGATAG